The Eubacteriaceae bacterium Marseille-Q4139 genome has a window encoding:
- the metK gene encoding methionine adenosyltransferase, with protein sequence MERHLFTSESVTEGHPDKMCDAISDAILDALMEKDPMSRVACETCATTGLVMVMGEITTNAYVDIQKIVRETVREIGYDRAKYGFDCDTCGVIVAIDEQSADIAMGVDKALEAKENSMTEDELNAIGAGDQGMMFGYASNETEEYMPYAISLAHKLARRLTEVRKNKTLPYLRPDGKTQVTVEYDENGKPFRLDAVVLSTQHDDSVTQEEIHADIKKHVFDVILPQEMVDADTKFFINPTGRFVIGGPHGDSGLTGRKIIVDTYGGYARHGGGAFSGKDCTKVDRSAAYAARYVAKNIVAAGLADQCEIQLSYAIGVAHPTSVMVETYGTGKLSNEKLVEIIRENFDLRPAGIIRMLDLRRPIYKQTAAYGHFGRTDVDLPWERLDRVETLKKYL encoded by the coding sequence ATGGAGAGACATTTGTTTACTTCCGAGTCCGTAACAGAAGGACATCCGGATAAAATGTGTGATGCGATTTCCGATGCGATCTTGGATGCGCTGATGGAAAAGGATCCGATGAGCCGCGTGGCCTGCGAGACATGCGCGACGACGGGGCTTGTGATGGTGATGGGTGAGATCACCACGAACGCTTATGTGGATATTCAGAAGATCGTGCGGGAGACGGTACGGGAAATTGGATATGACAGGGCGAAGTATGGCTTTGACTGCGATACCTGCGGCGTGATTGTGGCCATCGACGAGCAGTCTGCGGATATTGCCATGGGCGTTGACAAGGCCCTGGAGGCGAAGGAAAATTCCATGACAGAGGATGAGTTAAACGCCATCGGCGCCGGCGACCAGGGCATGATGTTCGGCTATGCCAGCAACGAGACGGAAGAGTACATGCCTTATGCCATCTCCCTGGCTCACAAGCTGGCGAGACGGCTGACGGAAGTTCGCAAGAATAAGACGCTTCCGTATCTTCGTCCCGACGGAAAGACGCAGGTGACGGTGGAGTACGATGAGAACGGCAAGCCGTTCCGCCTTGACGCTGTCGTGCTTTCGACACAGCATGACGATTCCGTGACCCAGGAAGAGATCCATGCAGATATCAAAAAGCATGTGTTCGATGTGATTCTGCCGCAGGAGATGGTGGATGCGGATACGAAGTTTTTCATCAATCCGACGGGACGCTTCGTGATCGGCGGCCCACACGGGGACAGCGGGCTGACAGGAAGAAAGATTATTGTTGACACTTACGGCGGCTATGCGCGCCACGGCGGCGGTGCGTTCTCCGGAAAGGACTGCACAAAGGTTGACCGTTCAGCGGCGTACGCGGCCAGATACGTGGCAAAGAACATCGTGGCAGCCGGGCTGGCAGACCAGTGTGAGATCCAGCTTTCTTATGCCATCGGTGTGGCTCATCCCACGTCGGTGATGGTGGAGACTTACGGCACCGGAAAGCTTTCCAATGAGAAGCTGGTGGAGATTATCCGTGAGAATTTCGACTTAAGGCCGGCAGGCATCATCAGGATGCTGGATCTTCGCCGTCCGATTTACAAGCAGACGGCGGCATACGGCCACTTCGGAAGAACGGATGTGGATCTTCCGTGGGAGCGCCTTGACCGGGTGGAAACTTTAAAGAAATATCTGTAA
- a CDS encoding HAMP domain-containing histidine kinase — MKIRTKLVVAFLIITVVPIALIYFAIMGLNNYQNRVFSETYGLAEQVDLTGGSSIRVFSHLTESVQREIDRELEKSPDSFSDGEYLERLSQRLEEKYSFLIVRKGGEYLFGSEAAETEELQDSLDHYENLGEEDEWGNYLDDNTEHLIKQKGFLFSDGADGDIYLVTNVEKAIPELQNMVFEMLITSVMILCIAAMVLVTWVYRSMLRPIGRLQEATKQIRDGNLDFTLDVEDDDEIGQLCQNFEEMRIRLKESTEEKIQYDKENKELISNISHDLKTPITAIKGYVEGIMDGVASSPEKLDKYIRTIYNKANDMDRLIDELTFYSKIDTNKIPYTFSKINVADYFGDCIDEVGLELEARGVELGYFNYVDEDVLVIADAEQIKRVINNIIGNSLKYMDKKHGIINIRILDVGDFVQVEIEDNGKGIAAKDIPYIFDRFYRTDSSRNSAKGGSGIGLSIVKKIIEDHGGKIWATSKEGIGTEIHFVLRKISA, encoded by the coding sequence ATGAAAATCAGGACAAAGCTTGTAGTGGCATTCCTCATTATCACGGTAGTACCGATTGCGCTGATTTATTTTGCAATCATGGGGCTCAACAATTATCAGAACCGTGTATTCAGCGAGACATATGGGCTGGCGGAGCAGGTTGACCTGACCGGCGGTTCTTCGATCCGTGTTTTCAGCCATCTGACCGAGTCCGTCCAGAGGGAAATCGACAGGGAGTTGGAAAAGTCCCCCGACAGCTTTTCTGACGGCGAATATCTGGAACGTCTGTCTCAGCGGCTGGAGGAAAAGTATTCGTTCCTGATTGTCAGGAAGGGCGGGGAGTATCTGTTTGGAAGCGAAGCTGCGGAAACAGAGGAGCTCCAGGACTCGCTGGATCATTATGAAAACCTCGGTGAGGAAGATGAATGGGGAAATTATCTGGATGATAATACGGAACACCTGATTAAGCAGAAGGGCTTTCTGTTTTCCGACGGCGCCGACGGCGACATCTATCTGGTGACGAATGTGGAGAAGGCTATTCCCGAGCTTCAGAACATGGTGTTTGAGATGCTGATCACAAGCGTGATGATTCTCTGTATTGCAGCCATGGTTCTTGTCACATGGGTGTACCGCTCGATGTTAAGGCCCATTGGGCGCCTCCAGGAGGCCACGAAGCAGATCCGTGACGGGAACCTGGACTTTACCCTGGACGTGGAGGACGACGATGAAATCGGGCAGCTTTGCCAGAATTTCGAGGAGATGCGGATCCGGCTCAAGGAGTCCACGGAGGAGAAAATCCAGTATGACAAGGAGAATAAGGAGTTAATCAGCAATATCTCCCACGACCTGAAAACGCCGATTACGGCGATCAAGGGCTATGTGGAGGGGATCATGGACGGCGTCGCATCTTCCCCGGAGAAGCTGGATAAATACATACGCACCATCTACAATAAGGCCAATGACATGGACAGGCTCATTGATGAGCTGACCTTTTATTCCAAGATTGACACCAATAAGATTCCGTACACGTTTTCCAAAATCAATGTGGCAGATTATTTCGGAGACTGCATTGATGAGGTTGGGCTGGAGTTAGAGGCCCGCGGCGTGGAGCTTGGATATTTTAATTATGTGGATGAGGACGTCCTGGTGATTGCCGATGCAGAGCAGATAAAGCGGGTGATTAACAACATCATCGGCAATTCCCTGAAATATATGGATAAGAAACATGGAATCATCAACATCAGGATTCTCGATGTGGGGGATTTTGTCCAGGTTGAAATTGAGGATAACGGAAAAGGCATTGCAGCAAAGGACATTCCTTATATTTTTGACCGGTTTTACAGGACAGATTCGTCGAGGAATTCCGCGAAGGGCGGCAGCGGGATCGGCCTTTCCATCGTGAAAAAGATCATTGAAGACCATGGCGGGAAAATATGGGCGACGAGTAAGGAAGGGATCGGCACGGAGATCCATTTTGTACTCAGGAAGATAAGTGCGTGA
- a CDS encoding response regulator transcription factor has product MSKILIVEDEESIAELEKDYLELSGFEVEIENEGESGLKRALNEDFDLFILDLMLPGVDGFEICRKIREKKNTPIIMVSAKKDDIDKIRGLGLGADDYITKPFSPSEMVARVKAHMSRYERLIGSGAPVNDVIEIRGLKIDKTARRVYVNGEEKNFTTKEFDLLTFLAQNPNHVYTKEELFSKIWDMESIGDIATVTVHIKKIREKIEMNTAKPQYIETIWGVGYRFKV; this is encoded by the coding sequence ATGAGCAAGATTTTGATTGTTGAAGATGAAGAAAGCATTGCGGAGCTGGAGAAGGATTATCTTGAACTTTCCGGTTTTGAGGTGGAAATCGAGAATGAGGGGGAGAGCGGACTGAAACGTGCCCTTAATGAGGATTTCGACCTGTTTATTTTGGATCTGATGCTTCCGGGCGTCGACGGGTTTGAAATCTGCCGGAAGATCCGGGAGAAAAAGAATACGCCGATTATCATGGTTTCGGCCAAAAAGGATGACATTGACAAGATCCGTGGCCTTGGGCTCGGTGCGGACGATTATATTACGAAGCCTTTCAGCCCGAGCGAGATGGTGGCCCGCGTGAAGGCGCATATGTCACGGTACGAGCGCCTGATTGGAAGCGGCGCGCCGGTCAATGATGTGATTGAGATCCGCGGGTTAAAGATTGACAAGACGGCAAGGCGCGTCTATGTCAACGGCGAAGAGAAGAATTTCACGACAAAGGAGTTTGATCTCCTGACATTCCTGGCGCAGAACCCCAACCATGTCTATACGAAGGAAGAGCTGTTCTCTAAAATCTGGGACATGGAGTCCATCGGGGATATTGCGACGGTTACGGTTCATATCAAGAAGATCCGGGAGAAGATTGAGATGAATACGGCGAAGCCCCAGTACATTGAAACCATATGGGGGGTCGGCTACCGCTTTAAAGTGTAA
- a CDS encoding M15 family metallopeptidase, with the protein MKKRSFLILAAAFTAAFSMTAYAGEWQSSENGWWYAKDDGTWPVSAWEWLDGNGDGVSECYYFDENGYLLTNGTAPDGSQVNGDGAWVVDGQVQTKTVEPGGPGGGSGEDWSSDDAYYDDSWNSWGFYDPWYYDPYWYDSDPYLSEGDKAAYHYAAHYWKYPDNYELVQQVWTQYERIAANPSNETASQEMVWVEVPVWRLSGGQKVAGTDRVQVMSSIADDVKAIFTEIYNGPEQFPINSLGGYSWRSNGLTSNHSAGLAIDINPDQNPQVRADGTVLVGSKWEPGVNPYSISRDSDVVKAFGAHGWNWGAAFSTKDYMHFDFYSY; encoded by the coding sequence ATGAAAAAACGCAGTTTTTTGATTCTTGCGGCCGCCTTTACTGCGGCATTTTCCATGACGGCTTACGCCGGCGAATGGCAGTCAAGTGAAAATGGATGGTGGTATGCAAAGGACGATGGAACCTGGCCGGTGTCAGCCTGGGAATGGCTGGACGGAAACGGGGATGGCGTGTCGGAGTGCTACTATTTCGATGAAAACGGATATCTGCTGACGAACGGAACGGCTCCCGACGGCTCTCAGGTGAACGGAGACGGCGCATGGGTCGTGGACGGGCAGGTTCAGACGAAGACCGTGGAACCCGGCGGCCCCGGCGGCGGAAGCGGCGAGGACTGGAGTTCGGACGATGCGTATTACGACGATAGCTGGAACTCCTGGGGTTTTTATGATCCGTGGTATTATGACCCGTACTGGTATGACAGTGATCCCTACCTGAGCGAGGGCGATAAGGCTGCTTACCACTATGCGGCCCATTACTGGAAATATCCGGACAATTATGAATTAGTGCAGCAGGTGTGGACGCAGTATGAGCGGATTGCTGCAAATCCGAGCAATGAGACAGCTTCTCAGGAGATGGTCTGGGTAGAGGTTCCGGTCTGGCGGCTTTCCGGCGGCCAGAAGGTAGCGGGAACGGACCGCGTTCAGGTGATGAGCTCCATTGCAGATGATGTGAAAGCGATTTTCACGGAGATCTATAATGGGCCGGAGCAGTTCCCTATCAACAGCCTGGGCGGTTATAGCTGGAGAAGCAACGGCCTCACCAGCAATCACAGCGCCGGCCTTGCCATCGACATCAACCCGGATCAGAATCCCCAGGTTCGTGCCGACGGAACGGTGCTCGTGGGCAGCAAGTGGGAGCCGGGCGTCAACCCCTATTCCATCAGCCGCGACAGCGACGTGGTGAAGGCCTTCGGTGCCCATGGATGGAACTGGGGCGCGGCATTTTCGACGAAGGATTATATGCATTTTGATTTTTACTCTTATTAA
- a CDS encoding phosphatase, producing MKTIADLHTHTMVSQHAYSTLDEMASAARELGFSAIGITDHGPGMLDGAIAHHFFCMNGLPSEIGGLRLVKGAEVNIKDFHGRLDLENSLLSRLDFVIASYHIEAIDPASVKDHTEGWLAVIENPDVDCLGHCGNPVFSCDLPAVVKACAQHGKILEINSNSFQVRPGSDENCRMAARLCMEYEVPVIVSSDAHSRYCVGDHKAALQMLNSIGFPEELVLNADTNRLFQYLDGLKRAQK from the coding sequence ATAAAGACAATCGCAGATCTGCACACCCACACCATGGTGAGCCAGCATGCATACAGTACCCTTGACGAGATGGCCTCTGCCGCCAGAGAGCTCGGCTTTTCAGCCATCGGAATCACCGACCACGGCCCCGGCATGCTGGACGGTGCCATTGCCCACCACTTTTTCTGCATGAATGGGCTTCCCTCGGAAATTGGCGGCCTGCGCCTCGTAAAAGGAGCTGAGGTGAATATCAAAGATTTTCACGGCCGTCTCGACCTGGAGAACAGCCTCCTTTCCCGGCTGGATTTCGTCATCGCCTCCTATCATATAGAGGCCATAGATCCGGCATCTGTGAAAGACCACACGGAAGGCTGGCTGGCCGTCATAGAAAACCCGGATGTAGACTGCCTGGGGCACTGCGGAAATCCCGTATTCTCCTGCGATCTCCCCGCCGTTGTAAAAGCCTGCGCTCAGCACGGAAAAATCCTGGAAATCAACTCCAACTCCTTTCAGGTGCGTCCGGGAAGCGATGAAAACTGCCGTATGGCAGCAAGGCTCTGCATGGAGTACGAAGTCCCAGTTATTGTAAGTTCCGACGCTCACAGCCGCTACTGCGTCGGCGACCATAAGGCCGCCCTTCAAATGCTTAACTCCATCGGATTCCCCGAAGAGCTTGTGCTGAATGCCGATACCAACCGGCTGTTTCAGTATCTGGATGGGCTGAAAAGGGCACAAAAATAG